One stretch of Vulpes lagopus strain Blue_001 chromosome 12, ASM1834538v1, whole genome shotgun sequence DNA includes these proteins:
- the C12H17orf64 gene encoding uncharacterized protein C17orf64 homolog yields LPPASSQVTDVHVLEKSSSTNRTGDSLVRHAKGLGQDTFKICKEYLRPLKKFLRKLHLPKDLPQKKKLKYMKQSLVVLGDHINTFLQHYCRTWEIKHWRKMLWRFVSLFSELEAKQLRRLYKYTKSNQTAKLLVAVCPLDAPESSLLADQEDNLPKLCSAWGLHSNISGMKERLSKMQAPHGEASLLGELTSLTGVRKGSLRKLPHKTKPKRKRIKEGPETPETCP; encoded by the exons ctgccccctgcctcctcccaggtGACAGATGTACACGTCTTAGAGAAGAGCTCCAGCACCAACCGCACTGGAGACTCACTTGTACGCCATGCCAAGGGCCTGGGCCAGGACACCTTCAAAATT TGTAAAGAATATCTAAGGCCACTGAAGAAGTTCCTGCGAAAGTTGCACCTGCCCAAGGATCTTCCCCAGAAGAAGAAGCTAAAGTACATGAAGCAGAGCCTGGTGGTCCTAGGGGACCACATCAACACCTTTCTGCAGCACTACTGCCGAACCTGGGAAATCAAGCACTGGAGGAA GATGCTCTGGcgatttgtttctctcttctcagAATTGGAGGCAAAACAGCTTCGCAGGCTCTACAAGTACACCAAGAGCAACCAGACGGCCAAGCTCCTG GTGGCGGTCTGCCCCTTGGACGCCCCGGAGAGCTCCTTGCTGGCAGACCAGGAAGACAACCTGCCCAAGCTCTGCAGTGCCTGGGGGCTGCACAGTAACATCAGCGGCATGAAGGAGAGGCTGTCcaagatgcaggctccccacggagaagCCTCTCTGTTGGGGGAGCTCACATCCCTGACCGGGGTCAGGAAAG GTTCTCTAAGGAAACTTCCTCACAAAACAAAGCCCAAGAGAAAGCGGATTAAGGAAGGCCCGGAGACCCCAGAGACCTGCCCATAA